From Rudanella lutea DSM 19387, a single genomic window includes:
- a CDS encoding SusD/RagB family nutrient-binding outer membrane lipoprotein — protein MKIVFRSVVLMLPLAFGLGCSNFLDESINVTPNNPTSVPPSVLLPTVEIGTAFANANEINRFASTIMQQTAGAANSPATYDVYQTNGADFGNQWRFELYGGALVNAQKIIDIASASNSPAYTGIAKIMKAYAFSVATDMWGDVPYSQALQGEANPQPRVDKQEDIYKGNSSQNIQSLFDLVREGLADLDKQSATRPGNDDVIYRGDLAKWRRAGNTLLLKLANTISVKEPALAKQVIDQVIAGNNFIRSNADDLNVTFGAAVGSRDPRFEYTNISSFKDDLIMSTRYLTLLQGLNDPRLPVFWTRPAANYVTWDNGQSGARPTPVTTWSRYNSYVTGANGEGPVRLLTNFQRAFILAESALMLGTAGDPQTLYAEGIRASMTLAGIPTAQIDAYITANALRGTQQERLAQIITQKYIAFTGNGLELWNDWRRTGYPTQQPAQNAVGIDGTRPVRAVYVSFENERNTNFPNPAPQSNVKVWWDAN, from the coding sequence ATGAAAATAGTATTTCGTAGTGTAGTTCTGATGCTGCCGCTGGCGTTTGGCCTCGGCTGCTCCAACTTCCTCGACGAAAGCATCAACGTAACCCCGAACAACCCCACCTCGGTACCCCCATCGGTACTGTTGCCCACGGTTGAAATCGGTACTGCTTTCGCCAATGCCAATGAGATTAACCGGTTTGCATCGACCATCATGCAACAAACGGCTGGTGCTGCCAACAGCCCGGCTACATACGACGTGTACCAAACCAACGGTGCCGATTTTGGTAACCAGTGGCGGTTTGAACTGTACGGCGGTGCGCTGGTAAACGCCCAGAAGATTATCGACATTGCCTCGGCATCGAACTCACCTGCGTACACGGGTATCGCCAAAATCATGAAGGCGTACGCCTTCAGCGTGGCAACCGATATGTGGGGTGATGTACCGTACTCGCAGGCGTTGCAGGGTGAAGCTAACCCACAGCCCCGGGTCGACAAGCAGGAGGATATCTACAAAGGCAACTCGTCGCAGAATATCCAGAGCCTGTTTGATCTGGTGCGCGAAGGTCTGGCCGACCTCGACAAGCAGTCGGCTACCCGGCCGGGCAACGACGACGTGATCTACCGGGGCGACCTGGCCAAATGGCGCCGGGCCGGTAACACGCTGCTGCTGAAGCTGGCCAACACGATCAGCGTGAAAGAGCCCGCTTTGGCCAAACAGGTGATTGATCAGGTGATTGCCGGTAACAACTTTATCCGCAGCAATGCCGACGACCTCAACGTGACATTCGGTGCCGCCGTTGGTAGCCGCGATCCCCGCTTTGAGTACACTAACATCAGCTCGTTTAAAGACGACCTGATCATGAGCACGCGGTACCTGACCTTATTACAGGGTCTCAATGATCCCCGTCTGCCCGTGTTCTGGACCCGCCCGGCGGCCAATTACGTAACCTGGGACAACGGTCAGAGCGGTGCCCGGCCTACGCCGGTAACCACCTGGTCGCGGTACAACAGCTACGTAACCGGCGCTAATGGTGAAGGCCCTGTGCGCCTGTTGACCAACTTCCAGCGGGCGTTTATTCTGGCGGAGTCGGCCCTGATGCTGGGCACGGCGGGTGATCCGCAAACCCTGTATGCCGAAGGAATCCGGGCGTCGATGACGCTGGCGGGCATTCCGACGGCTCAGATCGATGCGTACATCACCGCCAATGCCCTGCGCGGTACGCAGCAGGAGCGCCTGGCCCAGATCATCACGCAGAAGTACATTGCGTTTACGGGCAACGGCCTTGAGCTATGGAACGATTGGCGTCGGACGGGTTACCCAACCCAGCAGCCTGCTCAGAATGCAGTGGGTATCGACGGAACCCGGCCTGTACGGGCGGTGTATGTGTCGTTTGAAAACGAGCGTAACACGAACTTCCCGAACCCAGCCCCCCAGTCGAACGTAAAAGTTTGGTGGGACGCCAACTAA
- a CDS encoding SusC/RagA family TonB-linked outer membrane protein, which produces MRNTLQQLCLLVMVLLGQLAWAQDRAVTGKVKGDDGSPLPGVTVLLKGTSRGTTTNAEGNFRIDAPATGRLVFSFVGYKSQEIAVGNQSTLSVTLESDASNLNEVVVVGYGASLTKKETTGATTNIKGDAIENLPIQSFDRAMQGQAPGVQVTSNNGTPGGAVQVRIRGVGSISAGNEPLYIVDGVQLNNRNDGGGNVSNNPLAFLNPNDIESIDILKDAATAAIYGAQAANGVVLVTTKRGKAGTKAKVNLNMYRGVVEPIRQLDVLNTQQWIQARQEALTTNTPTLTPAASRTAVLASLNLPIDLSDQAIAELPTYNWQSEAYRPGSVTNADLSAQGGNDRTTYYISGSYNQQDAILRNVDFQRFSGKMNLTSKLSNKITLDAGLTAANVTQRGPYGGAEGSLAFGAPQYSAPLILPINPIYAPDGSYYGLPASGIVMPGDLSQNVIANSNLIKSKTTTNQLVSNLGLTYAISKDLVFKAFGGLDYRSVNSSFFGDPRLSDYFNIRGTLNQFVNNNTNLTTNATLNYNKTFGSKHTFGALLGAEYRQEINEGTSLNAQGFPTPELNTANAAAEPVSVGGFWSGFKRAGVFTNLRYEYQKRFILSGIIRYDGSSRFGANNQWGVFPSISAKWNLAEENFLKGSNVVSDLGLRFSVGSTGNDQVANFAARRLYGLGGVYQGNAGIGVSQLGNPNLRWERNVTYNVGLDYGFFGGRLKGSIDAFQRISRDLLLTRSIPQTNGFNSIFENIGEVQNRGLEFAITTINVNTGGFRWESNFNITFLDNKVTKLFEGADVLPGNLSVRVGYPLFTNVGVPYAGVNPANGRPMWYDPSGNLTYIVRTADQRPLGHSGITKQYGGFTNTFSYKGFELSGLFQYDFGRVIQNTQEFRLADNAGVLRNGLEYYFTNRWTTPGQITSVPRPANNRTEISGRVSSYQSGTRFFQDASYIRLKQVSLSYTVPPAVVSRLKLSGLKVYAQAVNAFTLTRWTGFDPEFAIEGGLDNQGIIPQSRNYTLGVQIGL; this is translated from the coding sequence ATGAGAAACACTTTACAACAACTCTGTTTGCTGGTCATGGTTCTGCTAGGTCAATTGGCCTGGGCACAGGACCGGGCGGTAACCGGAAAAGTGAAGGGCGATGATGGATCGCCCCTACCGGGTGTAACCGTTTTGCTGAAAGGAACCAGCCGCGGTACCACCACCAATGCAGAAGGAAATTTCCGAATTGATGCCCCCGCTACCGGTCGGCTGGTTTTCAGCTTTGTCGGCTATAAAAGCCAGGAAATTGCGGTTGGGAACCAGTCGACCTTATCGGTTACGCTCGAAAGCGACGCATCGAACCTGAACGAGGTTGTGGTTGTGGGCTACGGCGCTTCGCTTACCAAAAAGGAAACAACCGGCGCTACAACAAACATCAAAGGAGATGCTATTGAAAACCTGCCTATCCAGAGCTTCGACCGGGCCATGCAGGGACAAGCACCTGGTGTTCAGGTTACATCTAACAACGGAACGCCAGGCGGTGCTGTGCAGGTACGGATTCGGGGGGTCGGCTCAATCTCGGCTGGTAATGAGCCCCTTTACATTGTTGATGGTGTTCAGCTGAACAACCGGAACGACGGGGGCGGTAACGTAAGCAACAACCCGCTGGCGTTTTTGAACCCTAACGATATTGAGAGCATCGACATCCTGAAAGATGCCGCTACGGCCGCTATCTACGGTGCACAAGCCGCCAACGGGGTGGTACTGGTAACCACCAAGCGTGGCAAAGCGGGTACCAAAGCGAAAGTAAACCTGAATATGTATCGCGGGGTGGTAGAACCCATCCGGCAACTCGACGTACTAAACACCCAACAGTGGATTCAGGCCCGGCAGGAGGCTCTTACAACCAACACGCCTACCCTGACACCAGCGGCCAGCCGCACGGCCGTACTGGCTTCGCTGAACCTGCCCATCGACCTGAGCGATCAGGCCATTGCCGAACTGCCAACCTACAACTGGCAAAGCGAAGCCTACCGGCCCGGCAGCGTAACCAACGCCGACCTCTCGGCACAGGGTGGTAACGACCGCACCACGTACTACATCTCAGGCTCGTACAACCAGCAGGATGCAATTCTGCGTAATGTAGATTTCCAGCGGTTCTCGGGCAAAATGAACCTCACGAGCAAACTGAGCAATAAGATTACGCTCGATGCCGGCCTGACAGCTGCCAACGTAACACAGCGCGGCCCCTATGGTGGTGCCGAAGGCTCGCTGGCGTTTGGTGCACCTCAGTACTCAGCCCCGCTGATTCTGCCTATCAACCCCATTTACGCACCGGACGGCAGCTACTACGGCCTGCCCGCTTCGGGCATTGTCATGCCGGGTGATCTCTCGCAGAACGTTATTGCCAACTCAAACCTGATTAAGTCGAAGACAACTACAAATCAGTTGGTTTCAAATTTGGGCCTAACGTACGCTATCAGCAAAGACCTGGTTTTTAAGGCGTTTGGCGGCCTGGACTATCGTTCCGTGAACTCGTCGTTTTTTGGTGACCCACGCCTGTCAGATTACTTCAACATCCGGGGTACTCTGAACCAGTTTGTGAATAACAACACCAACCTCACTACCAACGCTACGCTGAACTACAACAAAACGTTTGGCAGCAAGCATACGTTTGGTGCCTTGTTGGGTGCTGAATACCGGCAGGAAATCAACGAAGGAACATCACTCAATGCCCAGGGCTTCCCTACGCCCGAGCTCAACACCGCCAACGCAGCTGCTGAACCCGTATCGGTAGGCGGTTTCTGGTCAGGCTTCAAACGGGCCGGTGTATTTACTAACCTGCGCTACGAATACCAGAAACGCTTTATTCTGAGCGGTATTATTCGGTACGATGGATCATCACGGTTCGGGGCGAACAACCAATGGGGTGTGTTCCCATCGATTTCGGCCAAATGGAACCTGGCTGAAGAGAACTTCCTCAAAGGCAGCAACGTAGTTAGCGACCTCGGCCTACGGTTTAGCGTGGGTAGCACCGGTAACGATCAGGTAGCCAACTTTGCGGCCCGTCGGCTTTACGGCCTTGGCGGTGTGTATCAGGGCAATGCCGGCATCGGTGTAAGCCAACTGGGCAACCCCAACCTGCGTTGGGAGCGCAACGTAACCTATAACGTGGGCCTTGACTATGGTTTCTTCGGGGGCCGTCTGAAAGGCTCGATTGATGCCTTCCAGCGCATTAGCCGCGACCTGCTGCTGACCCGCTCGATTCCGCAAACCAACGGTTTTAACAGTATTTTTGAGAACATTGGCGAGGTACAAAACCGGGGTCTGGAATTTGCCATCACAACCATTAACGTCAACACAGGTGGTTTCCGCTGGGAGAGCAACTTCAACATCACGTTCCTCGATAACAAAGTAACCAAGCTGTTTGAAGGTGCTGACGTTCTGCCCGGTAACCTGTCGGTACGGGTAGGTTATCCGCTCTTTACCAACGTAGGTGTACCCTATGCCGGTGTAAACCCAGCCAACGGTCGGCCGATGTGGTATGACCCCAGTGGCAACCTCACGTACATTGTCCGGACGGCCGATCAGCGCCCGCTGGGCCATTCAGGTATCACCAAGCAGTATGGTGGCTTCACCAATACGTTCAGCTACAAAGGGTTCGAACTGTCAGGCTTGTTCCAGTATGACTTTGGCCGGGTGATTCAGAACACCCAGGAGTTCCGTTTGGCCGACAATGCCGGCGTACTGCGCAACGGTCTGGAGTATTATTTCACCAACCGGTGGACTACTCCCGGTCAGATCACGAGCGTGCCGCGCCCGGCCAACAACCGGACCGAAATCAGTGGTCGTGTAAGTTCATACCAGTCAGGCACGCGCTTTTTCCAGGATGCATCGTATATCCGTCTGAAGCAGGTTTCGCTCAGCTACACCGTACCACCGGCTGTAGTAAGCCGCCTGAAACTGTCAGGTTTGAAAGTGTATGCGCAGGCAGTCAATGCCTTCACGCTGACGCGCTGGACAGGCTTCGATCCTGAGTTTGCTATTGAAGGTGGCCTGGACAATCAGGGGATCATTCCGCAGTCACGCAATTACACGCTGGGTGTTCAAATTGGCCTTTAA